The genome window CAGCCCGAACAGCAGCGCCATGACGATGACGCGCACCAGCACATAGGGCATGAATATCCGTTTCAGCGACGCAAAGAACCCGGGCTGATCGGGGGACGGACCGGCAGTGCCGTTTCCGGGCGCGAAGAAGAAATACAGGCAGAAACAGCTGAGGCTTGCGAAGGCCGCGATCCCATAGGCCGGCGTCATCGACGGCGAGTTGACGAGATAGAGGCCGATCATCCCCGGCGCCAGTGCCCATGAGCCGGAAAACAGCGCCCGCACCGTTGCGGTGATCGCCGCCCCCTGGCCGCGGTCCATCTGATTGGTCCTGGCGCGCAGGCTGGCAAACAGCAGCGAATAGCTGGAATTGCTCATCGGCACCAGCAACAGGGTCGAGACGATGAAGACGGCGGGACTGTGGATGATCGCGATCGACCCGAAGCCGAGCATGCCGGCGACCGAAAGCCCCAGCACCAGCGGCCGGCGCTCTTTCAGCCTGTCCGACCAGATGCCGAGCGTCAGGCTCGTCGTGACGTTGACGATTGCCGAGAAGAAGATCAGCGCCGAATAGGTGCCATTGCCAAGGCCGAGTTCGTTGATCCCGATGATCGACTGATAGGGCGCGGTCGAGGCATAGGTGAAGGCGAGCGCGACGAGGGTCACGGCCGGAATGCGAATCCTGTTGTCGCCAAGGATCAAGGAGAAAGTGGATGACATGGGATGGTTCCTGATGCACCACTCTTAGCTGCATCGGACACATCAGAGAAACGATAGTTTTCGATCGCTTCGGTCAATTTATGTGATGAATGTTTGGGGATGTGATTGCCGTCGGAGTCCGCAACGGGGGCTGAACGCCTCAGAATTTCGCGACCAGATTGGAGAACCAGAAGTCGATTTGCCCCACGGGAAGAACGTGTCCCAAAAAAGCGGCCAGAGCTGAGGTGGTGAATATCAACACCAGTCCAAGAAGGACTCCAAGGGCGATTCCGACGCTCGCCTTTGCGGGCCGGCGTGCCAACCAACACGCTAAGCTCAGAGAGACAATCGTGAAAAGTGCCAACAAAGTGGACTCGGTGATAGATATGCCCGATTGCAAAATAATTCCTTGGAATGTGAACCGGGTTGCACGATAGCGTCTCGATGCGCCGAAACTCAAGGCCTGGGATGGCGGAGGTTGCGGGCTGCGGCCCACCAACACTCGCCGCCTCCGGCGTAAATGCTCGCCGTGCCCGCAACCGATTGACTCTATCAATCTTCTGCCCTTAGTGCTCGCCGGGGTTGATCAATTGGATGGGGACAATGAAATTTCGCTTTGTTGGCGCTGTTGCGCTTTCTTTCGCCGTTGCAGGTTGCAGTAGCGTTGCTCCTGACGGTCGGCCGCTCATTCAACACTTCTTTCGGGATATTGTGATGAGGGGATGTGGTTTCCAGATGACATGGGAATCGGCGAGACAAGCCACAGACACCTTTAAGCCAGTCATACCGACTGACAGAGAACGCATGACTGACAGAGGCCTCATGAGAGCTGCGATTGCAATTTGCGGCAAGGCGAAACCCGGAAATAAGAGCAAAGCCATCGAAGTCCAGGTTCCTGACAGTGGCGGTGTCCTGCGTAAAATCGTTGTTGAAAGAGAATAGAAAAGCGCAGACCGGAAGGTAGGCGTTCGCGATATCGATGGGCCGAGACCACAAAAGCCCCTTCATCCGGCTGCCGGCACCTTCTCCCCGCTTGCGGGGCGAAGGGGGATGCCGCGACCTCTCCGTTCCTCGCCAACTTTTCGCAGGGCACGTCCCCTCTCCCCGTTTTACGGGGAGACGGTTAGGGTGAGGGGCAGCCTAACCCCCGTTGGCTTTCGCCGCGTGACGCGTTATGCCTGCCCATCCCGCCAGCATCCGGACAAGAGCTCATGACCAATCCCGTCACCGTCGAAGTCACCCGTGGCCTGCTCGTCGAAAGTCGCCATCGCGGCGTGGTGGCTGTCGTCGATGGCGACGGCAGGCTGGTCTTCTCGCTCGGCGATATCGACGCCGCGGTCTTTCCGCGTTCGGCCTGCAAGGCGATGCAGGCGCTGCCGCTGGTCGAGAGCGGCGCTGCCGATGCCTATGGTTTCGGCGACAAGGAATTGGCGCTGGCCTGCGCCTCGCACAATGGCGAAGACGAGCATGTGGCGCTTGCCGCCTCCATGCTCGCACGTGCCGGCCGCAATGCCGAAACGCTGGAATGCGGCGCCCACTGGTCGATGAGCCAGAAGGTCCTGATCCATCAGGCCCGCACGCTCGATGCGCCGAATGCGCTGCACAACAATTGCTCGGGAAAACATGCGGGCTTCATCTGCGCCTGCTGCCATCAGGATCTCGATCCAAAGGGCTATGTCGGCTACGAGCATCCGCTGCAGGTCGAAATCCGGGCGGGGATGGAAAGCCTGACCGGCGCCGTGCTCGGCGCCGAGAGCTGCGGCACCGACGGCTGCTCGATTCCGACCTATGCCGTGCCGCTCAGAAGCCTTGCCCACGGTTTTGCCAAAATGGCGACCGGCGCCGGCCTGGAGCCCTTGCGCGCCAAGGCATCCCGCCGGCTGATCGAGGCCTGCATCGCCGAGCCCTTCTATGTCGCCGGCACCGGCCGCGCCTGCACCGCGTTGATGCAGATCGCCCCCGGCCGCATCTTCGTCAAGACAGGCGCCGAGGGCGTCTTCTGCGCCGCGATCCCGGAAAAGGGCATCGCCATCGCGCTGAAATGCGAGGACGGCACGACCCGGGCCGCCGAGGCGATGGTGGCGGCCACACTCGCCCGGTTCTTCGAGACCGAGGACGAGGTGCATGCCGCCCTGATGGCCCATGCCGCCACGTCGATGCGCAATTGGAACGGCATCCATGTCGGCGATATCAGGGTCACCTCCGCCCTGACCGCATAAGCGCTGAAGCGCATATTTGCCGGCGAGCTGAGCATGGATGCCGCAAGGGCAGGGCAGCCCGCAGGGTCCTCACGCTGTGGCGATCGTGCCGTTGAGATCGCGATAGGGTTTCAGCCGCTCGACCGTCATCTCCATCGGCACGATCAGCCCCGCCACCTCGGAAACGCCGAGCACCGGGCAGGGCGAGACGAGGTCGAACTTCTCCTCCGTCAGCAACACATGCGTTTCGGCCGCGCAGCGGGCGATATGGCGCTTGATCGCCGCCTCCTCGAAATCGCCGGTGGAAAGCCCGTGCACCGGATGGGCGGCGGTGACGCCGAGGAAGAACAGGTCGGGGCGAAGCTGCGAGATCGCCGCCGCCGCCGCCGCGCCTGTTGCCACCATCGAATGTTTATAGAGCCGCCCGCCGGCCAGGATCACTTCGGCTGTCGGATGGTGCTCCAGTTCGGCGGCGATCGTCGGGCTGTGGGTCGCAACCGTCAGCGGCATGTCGCGCGGCAAGCGCCTGGCGATCTCCGCCGTCGTCGTGCCGCCGTCGAGGAAGATCATCTGGCCCGGCCGGATCATTGCCGCCGCCGCGGCCCCGAGCCGCGCCTTGATCTGTGATGAAACGCTGCGCCGCGCGGAAAAATCCGGCAGATCAGGCGAAAGCGGCATCGCCCCGCCATGCACCCGTTTCAACAGCCCCTCGGCCGCCATTTCCCGGAGGTCCCGCCTGATCGTGTCCTCCGAAAGCGAAAAATCCTCGGCGACGCGCTTGGCCACCACCTGGCCGTCACGGCGCAGGATATCGAGAATCAGGGCCTTGCGTTGCGTCGTCAGCATCGTCTCTCCGCACGAAAATGAACGAGATGGCATGATATTGCACGAAGTGACTCGACATTCAAGAAATATCGTGCATTTTCACGCTATCCCGCGCATGAAGCCAGGAGTGTGCTCACGCATAAGCGGAGCGAAGGAGTGGATCATGTTGATTTTGATTGCCGGCCCCTACAGGTCGGGAACGGGTGACGACCCGGAAAAGATGGCCGCCAACCTGAAGCGGCTGGAAGCGCCTTCGCACGCGCTCTTTGAAGCCGGCCACGTGCCGATGATCGGCGAATGGGTGGCCCTGCCGATCTGGCGCGCCGCCGGCGGCAAGTCGGTCGGCGATGTGCTCTACGAGGAGATCTTCCACCCGGTCGCCGGCCGGCTGCTTGAACTCTGCGAGGGCGTGCTGCGTCTGCCGGGTGAATCCAAGGGCGCCGACAACGACGTCCGCATCGCCAGGGACCGCGGCATCCCGGTCTGGCACCGGCTGGAGGATGTGCCGGGCTGCGGGTGAGCGGCGCCTGTTTGCTCCGGAGAAAGAAGAGGCGCCTATCGTATCCGGCTGCGTTGGCTGACAAGGCAATCTCAGGTGCCATGTGCAACCGGCTAGATAGTTGGGAGGGAACGGAAAGGGTGCGGCATGTCCCTTCTCCCCGCGCGCGGGGAGAAGGTGGCGGCAGCCGGATGAGGGGCGCGACACGGCACACCGATCATACCCTCACACCCACCTTCGTCCCGACGGAAGATCAAACCACCAATCTCCGCAGTTCCGGCGCACCGACCGCTACGCTATAACCCTTGCCGAAAGGGAGTCGACAATCATGCTGACACTATATTACGCGCCGGGAACCTGCGCGCTCGCAAGCCTTATTGCCCTGGAAGAATCCGGCCTGGCCTTCGAAACAAAGAAGATCAGCATCCGCGATGGCGAGCAGCGCCTGCCGGACTACCTGAAGATCAACCCGAAGGGGCGGGTGCCGGCGCTGGTCACCGACCGCGGCGTGCTGACGGAAACGCCGGCGATCCTCGGCTTCATCGCCGCAAGCGCGCCGGCCACGAAACTCGCGCCGCTGGACGATGCCTTCGAAATGGCGCGGCTGCAGGCCTTCAACAGCTATATCTGCTCGACCGTGCATGTAAATCATGCCCATCGCCCGCGCGGCTCGCGCTGGGCCGACGATCCGGCCGCCATCGAGGCGATGAAGGCCAAGGTGCCGCAGAATATGGCCGATTGTTTCACGCTGATCGAACAGACGATGTTCGAAGGCCCTTGGGTGATGGGCGAGGCCTATTCGCTCGCCGATCCCTATCTCTTCGTCATGACCGACTGGCTGCCGTCGGACGGCGTCGATCCCGCCCGCTTCGAAAAGGCGAGCGACCACCACGCCCGCATGCTGCAGCGTCCGGCCGTCCAGCGGGCACTGGCCTACGATCGCGGCTGATACATGGCGATTCCGGACGGAAAACAGCTCGAGTCGGCCTAATTCAGCCATTTTTTCGCTCGGGAAGAACGAGCCTAAAGCGCGTCGCGATCTTTCAGATTCGCTCCTCGCGCTTTAGCTCTTTGTTTTTACGCATGTCTCGGCAAAAGCGTTTCATGCTTTGCCTGGCAAAGTCGCTGCATACTTTTGCGCGACATGCTCTAGGAAGGCACGGCGTCCGAATTGGCGGCGACCGGTGCGAAGCGTCCGTTGAGAGCCTGTTGCAGCTCATCGTCTTGCCAGCGATCAGGATACGGCACTTCCCAGGTCAACCGACGCAAAGCTTGCAGGCTGAGCCCGCTATACCCCAATTGATCGAGGCGAAGGAGTAGCAAACAGGGGTCCGACTGGACCATCAGCCGCGCCGAGCCGCTAACCTGGTTCAAAACGGCGAGCATTGCTGCGTATGACTTAAATCCAAACGAGGCAGCCAGGGCTTCGTCGGCATGCGATGATCTGATCTTCGGATACTGATTTCGAAGGGCCTTTTTCAGAGTGGCTATATTGGAGGGAGAAAACTTAATCGTGGCGTGCATCATCATCGGACGATCCGTTGTCTTGGCCGAAGTCTGCCGATTACGCCTCGACCTATGTGGACACGGTCGTCATTCATCAACAATCACCCTTTAACCCGGCAGCAGGTTGGGAGAGGCGCCCAAAACCGAGCATAGCAACCGGTTTAAAGGCCTGCAAGAAGGGCTCCGCCAGGGAATGTTGAAAGGCGGCCTTCATCTGCTGTCACACGATCTCGTCAAGGGGCGGCGCTACATCAGAAGCTCGCGCCGCGGCTTGGCGTATTGGCGCGCGTTTCGACCGCATCCGCAAGTTCCTCGTCCCGGGCGGGACCGCCGAGCAGGTCGTCGACCAGCGTCGGCCGACCGGCGCGCAAGGCATCGTAATCGCGGGAGGACAGCACGACAGCCGCGGGCTCGCCGCGCAGTGTGATCAGTTGCGGCCCTGCATCTCGCTCGAGCGCAACGGATTTGATCCGCACCGGCGGGCGCATTGATCCCGAAGACGGCCTTTTTTCCGCGCGACATGCATTAAGAGCGCGCCGGATATCCAAACCGCTCGGCAAGCTTCTTCGGCGCCCGGAACAGCCAGGCGCCGATCAGCCGCAACCGCAATTCCTCGTCGCCGATCATGGCGGCGCGCACCGGCAGATGCGGCCAGCCGACATAATGGTCGGTCTGGAAGTAGATGTCGGGCGCCATCTCCAGCAGGTGATCCTTGTCGTCGAGCGAAATCGAGATGATGATCGTTTCGGCGTTCTTCACCGCGACAAAACTCTTGCCGCCGACCTTCAGGGCCGGATGGCCGTAGGAGGTGTTCTCCTCGACATCGAGCAGGCCGGCTTCCGCCGCCAGCCGCTTCAGGCGCTCGAAGATCTCATCGACATTGTCGGCCATGCCAGCCCTTTCCGTCAGGGCGAAACCTAGCACATCTTCACGCGCATTTCGCCAGCCTCGGCTTGGCCTCCGTGGGAAAGCCGGCCGGCATCCCGAGCGGCAGATCGGCGATCTCCCGCATCGACATGCGCTCGACCTCGGGATGCCGAAGCGGGTCGTCCTTCCAGGCCGGAGCAATGTCTGCGCCTTCCACCTGAACGGTATCTCTCAAGAAAAACTTCAGCAACGACATGGCATGCCTCGCTTTCTCAAGCGGTGAGGGATCTCAACCGCATGCTGCAATGTCACCTCTGCCAGGCGGATTTTCAATTGAGATTAATGCGGTGCTGCTATAGAAAAACTATATGAAGAACTTGAATATGGTGCATCTCAACGGCCTGCGGGCGCTCGAAGCCGTCGGTCGTCTCGGCTCGCTCCAGGCCGCCGCCGATGAGCTCGGCGTCTCGGTCGGCGCCGTCAGCCAGCAGGTTATCAAGGCCGAAGCCCAGCTCGGTCAGGTGATCTTCGAGCGTACCGCAAGGGGCATGATCGCCACCGAAGCCGGCCGGCCGGTGCTCTTGGCGCTCGACGAGGGGTTCGCTCGGCTTTCGGCGGCGGTATCGATCGCAAGCCGCAAGGACGATACGATCCTGACCATCTCGGTGGCGCCGGTTTTCGCCGCCCGCTGGCTGGTCTGCCGGCTCGATCGCTTCGCCGAGCGTCACCCGGATATCAAGCTGCGGCTGGATGCAACGACCAATCTCGTCAGTCCGGCGCTTTGCGATGTCGATATCGGCATCCGCGTCGGCACCGGCAAATGGCCTGACGTGAAGGCCGAACTGCTGCTGGAACAGGAGGTCTTTCCCGTCTGTTCGCCTGAGATGGCGGCGAAATTGCAAGAGCCCGCCGATATTCTCGCCCTGCCTGCCATCATCGATGACCATGCCATGTTCCCCTGGGAGGTCTGGATGCGCGCGGCCGGACTGTCAGGCGCGACGCTGGCAACGCGCCACGTCTTCAACGATGCCTCGCTCTGCCTCGATGCGGCGATCGCCGGGCAGGGCGTCATGCTTGCCTGGCAGACCCTTTCCGGCTTTGCGCTCGCCGAAGGCCGGCTGGTCGCCCCCTTCGGCATTCGCGCCCGGACTGGCTTCGGCCACTACTTCGTCACCGCCGAAGGCATTCGCGAGCCGAAGAAGGTCAAGGATTTCAAGGCCTGGATCCGCGAAGAGATGGCCGGCACCGTCGCGCTTTTCCGGTAATCTTCATATCTCGATCGGCTCCCTGCCGCGCGTCGCCTGCATCGCCCGATAGGCCGGCCGGGACTGGCAGCGCTCGATCCAGGCTTTGACATTCGGATGCGCATCGAACAGGGCCTCTTCGCTCTGGGCATAGCGCAGCACCTCGGCGAGGTTGAGATCGGCAACCGTGAAGCGGTCGCCGACG of Rhizobium sp. BT04 contains these proteins:
- a CDS encoding MFS transporter; protein product: MSSTFSLILGDNRIRIPAVTLVALAFTYASTAPYQSIIGINELGLGNGTYSALIFFSAIVNVTTSLTLGIWSDRLKERRPLVLGLSVAGMLGFGSIAIIHSPAVFIVSTLLLVPMSNSSYSLLFASLRARTNQMDRGQGAAITATVRALFSGSWALAPGMIGLYLVNSPSMTPAYGIAAFASLSCFCLYFFFAPGNGTAGPSPDQPGFFASLKRIFMPYVLVRVIVMALLFGLQRLNSMLLPLIITHAAGGTVVDVGFIAGLTALLEMPFMMIWGMAQRHFRTVHVLAFGALIYCAYLLLLGFASAPWHIYALLLLNACGAAAILSVPITYLQDLIADRPGLGTSLLSLNTFIGTGISAGLFAFGTAITDYSGTAFVGAAAGLASIGVLLYLESSRRQVRQPA
- a CDS encoding asparaginase translates to MTNPVTVEVTRGLLVESRHRGVVAVVDGDGRLVFSLGDIDAAVFPRSACKAMQALPLVESGAADAYGFGDKELALACASHNGEDEHVALAASMLARAGRNAETLECGAHWSMSQKVLIHQARTLDAPNALHNNCSGKHAGFICACCHQDLDPKGYVGYEHPLQVEIRAGMESLTGAVLGAESCGTDGCSIPTYAVPLRSLAHGFAKMATGAGLEPLRAKASRRLIEACIAEPFYVAGTGRACTALMQIAPGRIFVKTGAEGVFCAAIPEKGIAIALKCEDGTTRAAEAMVAATLARFFETEDEVHAALMAHAATSMRNWNGIHVGDIRVTSALTA
- a CDS encoding DeoR/GlpR family DNA-binding transcription regulator, with product MLTTQRKALILDILRRDGQVVAKRVAEDFSLSEDTIRRDLREMAAEGLLKRVHGGAMPLSPDLPDFSARRSVSSQIKARLGAAAAAMIRPGQMIFLDGGTTTAEIARRLPRDMPLTVATHSPTIAAELEHHPTAEVILAGGRLYKHSMVATGAAAAAAISQLRPDLFFLGVTAAHPVHGLSTGDFEEAAIKRHIARCAAETHVLLTEEKFDLVSPCPVLGVSEVAGLIVPMEMTVERLKPYRDLNGTIATA
- a CDS encoding DUF4406 domain-containing protein, with protein sequence MLILIAGPYRSGTGDDPEKMAANLKRLEAPSHALFEAGHVPMIGEWVALPIWRAAGGKSVGDVLYEEIFHPVAGRLLELCEGVLRLPGESKGADNDVRIARDRGIPVWHRLEDVPGCG
- a CDS encoding glutathione S-transferase family protein, which encodes MLTLYYAPGTCALASLIALEESGLAFETKKISIRDGEQRLPDYLKINPKGRVPALVTDRGVLTETPAILGFIAASAPATKLAPLDDAFEMARLQAFNSYICSTVHVNHAHRPRGSRWADDPAAIEAMKAKVPQNMADCFTLIEQTMFEGPWVMGEAYSLADPYLFVMTDWLPSDGVDPARFEKASDHHARMLQRPAVQRALAYDRG
- a CDS encoding type II toxin-antitoxin system prevent-host-death family antitoxin, with the protein product MRIKSVALERDAGPQLITLRGEPAAVVLSSRDYDALRAGRPTLVDDLLGGPARDEELADAVETRANTPSRGASF
- a CDS encoding MmcQ/YjbR family DNA-binding protein, with the translated sequence MADNVDEIFERLKRLAAEAGLLDVEENTSYGHPALKVGGKSFVAVKNAETIIISISLDDKDHLLEMAPDIYFQTDHYVGWPHLPVRAAMIGDEELRLRLIGAWLFRAPKKLAERFGYPARS
- a CDS encoding LysR substrate-binding domain-containing protein; translation: MKNLNMVHLNGLRALEAVGRLGSLQAAADELGVSVGAVSQQVIKAEAQLGQVIFERTARGMIATEAGRPVLLALDEGFARLSAAVSIASRKDDTILTISVAPVFAARWLVCRLDRFAERHPDIKLRLDATTNLVSPALCDVDIGIRVGTGKWPDVKAELLLEQEVFPVCSPEMAAKLQEPADILALPAIIDDHAMFPWEVWMRAAGLSGATLATRHVFNDASLCLDAAIAGQGVMLAWQTLSGFALAEGRLVAPFGIRARTGFGHYFVTAEGIREPKKVKDFKAWIREEMAGTVALFR